AAATTTACCGCATCCAGAATTGCGCGGGATGACTGAATGTTGCTGGAGCAGGGTACGATTAACTCCCACATGCCAAGCACGAGAAAGTAGTTGAGCAAGTCGAATAGCTTCAGGAGGGCGGGcccgcttttttctttttcccggGAGAGTTGCAGGCGCGAGGGCAAACGCCCTTACAACGGCAGAGATCTCGCACAGGTGCACTTACCAATACGTTGACCGACGATAGTGCAGATGCATCCTGCAGCACTTGCGTTGCCACTTCTTGGCTGTCAGTGTCGGTGACTACGTGAAGATGCAGTGGGACAGTACTGCGTTCAAATAATGAGGTCGAGAAGACCGCCAGTTTCTCCCGCAGGTTCCTGCTCCTCGCTTTCATAAACACGAAGAAAATATTTACGACCCCTTTGTCAACTTGAAAAGTACTGTTGTGAGAAGTGTTCAGTTGGAACCGTGCGAGGATTCTGGGGGAAGAGGTGTTGCGACTCGAGTTGTTGGAGTGTCTTGCGTCCTTCAAAGATCGGTGGTCGGAGTAGATGATCAACACTGCCCCGATTAAACAGCATAGTACAACGGCTTTCGTAACGGATGGAGTTGGTGAAACGTTACATACGCTGTTGCGTGTCATCAGGCAGGATTGTCACATACACAAGAAAAACTCACGTCACACGTGCATCGTTTCACGCCGTGCACGTCTAGCTCTTCGTGGGGACATCGGACCGCACAACCACCACAACTCCGCAGCCGGGATGACGGCAACCACTTCTCGCTCTTTTCGCTGCTTTTCGCCGCGTCACACTAGCGGCAGCACTGGCACTGGCTGTGGCGTGTGCTCCGTTCCCCCTCCCCACCCACCAATCTGAAGCTTCTGAGCATGCGCTCTGAATTGAAGGGGGCTGCGCGTAGCGTGCTTTCTTCCAAGACGTGCACAGTATTTTCTACTCATATCCAATATGGCTTCAGTTCTGGTTTCGGTGCTCTCTACTTGGAGCATTTTAAACAAAATAAACGATTTTGTTGCGAACTAACTTGACTAAACCGGCGTAATCGAACGGTGATATCTCCCAAAGCGAGGCACGAACGAGATTCcacatgaaagatgaaagtcactgaaaaggttagccagctgtagcactcgaactcacatcttcggGATTaccatcttctggattaccattCAGATTCCACAATCCTGCCCGGGAAAACATCGACACAGCGGGAACCTCGATGCAAAGCGCAAGCAGTCGTCTTCCGTGTTCGCCGATTGGTTCCTCCGCATAGATTCTATGTGACGTTTTGACCGTTTTTTGGGTGAGGGACTTCCGTTtcaccgtcgtctgctcttgctgCACGTTTGTTCAAGTTGCCTGCAAAGTATGACGTTGTCGGAAGTGAAATTTTCGCCGTCGTGAATATTGTCGGCCgtgtgacacacacagacaagcGTTTCGGTTTGCATGTCACTGCATGCAACGGTCCCTTTAACCGAGCTGTTTTCCGGTCAACACGACACGTCGGGATTGAGCAAGGGTCACCTCCCAGCTACGAACGAGGCGCACAACCTGCATCACAAATTTAGAAGTTAGATTGTAATTTTCACAAATTGGACAGATCACCAAAGATTGAATCGAACGGCGCCAAGTAACGGAGGCGAAACAGTAACAACATTCGAGCTAGCCGCAGACCTGCATGCAAATTTGAGCGTTTCTCTCAGCAAAAGCTGTTATATGTAGCTTGCAATGTACCATGCGCTCAGATTAGAACACAGCAATCATTTATTACTAGCAAGCCGCAGTCAGGTCGCTTTTCGGTAGTACACAGCACAATATTTGGAAAAACATGAAACTGGAACTCTTCGAATAGAAGATGTATTGACATTAGCCTTCCAAGTGCCTTCCGGGAATGGTTAAATTACAGTTTGCGTGATATAAATATATTTCTCCTTGGCAGTTATGATAGTCATTGAATACACTGCCATACCCGTGATCTTCTCACCATTTATAAGTTGCCTGTTCCATGTGCAGGGCAGTACATAAAACAGCTCCGGATGTTCACAAGCCAGTAACGTGCATAAGTcccgtgtatatatatatatatataaaaaaaagacgaTGCAGTCCAAGGGATAGAAGGGACTGAGGATTCgaaaagtacactcttaaaaatggacttcactgcatagcacgctcctagccaaccatcatctcgaatgatatagttatctgctacgatttgttgaaaacaggaggcgtacgccttctttgtgacaattatggatagtataagtgtcacagagaaggcgtacgcctcccgttttcaacaaatcagggcaaataacgatatcattcgagatgatggtttgctaggagcgtgctatgcagtgaagttcatttctaagagtgtatcattcgtggcaatggttggcgcagagcgtgctacgcggtgaagctccTTGTTTAGAGTCCGAGTAGAATATtcttcccctgatttgctgaaaacgggggcgtacgccatttctgtggcattattcagttcataattgccacaaatgTGGCGCACGCCCCCgtagaacgttgtcattcgggatgatggtggagcgcgctatgcggctAAAGACGCTTGAGTTACACATTGAACAGCAACAGTAAAAAGCAAgccaaacgaaaaaaaaaaaagtatcaatCGCGTGCTCGGAAATTACCTATTACTCTTATACGGGAGATATATCATTCCACGAGTGAACATCCAGACGACTGAGTTAAGGAAACTTAAAGTTCTCACAGTATGGGCATTCGCAAGCccctgcaaaataaaaatagaaacatAAAAATgagataaaataaataaataaagagacgACTATGTAGATTTCGATATCTTTCCCACGACCCGGCAAGCACATAGGGGTCTGAAACCACGTAGAGTCTGCGCACTCCACAGGGACCGGCAGCCCCCGCCTGCTCTCAGGCGCCAGCATATAGCGTGAATCCTATATGGTTAACTCCCATGGGTCCAGTACGAGGGGAACAGCAAAGAATTTTCCCCAAAAGGCCACGGCAGCAATAAATGAGGGGAAGAATGTCCCCTGGGTATAACGCTCCTGGATGCGATCAAATGTGATGCAaactgcactctcagaacagaacttcaccgcatagcatatTGTCCTtcaaccacactcttagaaatgaacttcaccgcatagcacgctcctagccaaccatcatctcgaatgatatcgttatcttccctggtttgttgaaaacggtaggcgtacgcctttttgtgacaattatgaacagcataagtgtcacaaaaaaggcgtacgccccccgttttgaacgaatcagggcacatagcgatatcattcgagataatggttggctaggagcgtgctatgtggtgaagttcatttttaagagtgcactgccacgaatgatatagggctaccgcttccgattcgaagagtgaggggagcgtacgcctttttgtagcaatttggatatacgataattcctacaaaaaggcgtacgccccccctctctctctctcttcaaatcagaagcgataaccctatcatttgtggcagtggttggcgcacaacgtgctatgcggtgaagttctgctgaGAGAGtgcgtgtacactcttaaaactgaacttcaccgcgtagcacgctcctagcacaccatcatctcgaatgatatcgttatctgccctgatttgctgaaaacgggaggcgtactccttttttgtgacacgtgtgctgttcataatcgtcacaaaaaaaagcgtgcgcctcccgttttcaacaaatcagggcagataacgatatcattcgagatgatggttggctaggagcgtgctatacgcggtgaagttcatttttaagagtgtatgtcacAAATGGCGCTGTTTGTTATACAATGTTCGTGTGCTCTTGTTCTGCACCGcagtcttagaaatgaacttcaccgcgtagcacgctcctagccaaccatcatttcgaatgatatcgttatctgccctgatttgttgaaaacgggaggcgtacgccttttttgtgacaattatgaacagcaaaaATGTCacaagaaaaggcgtacgcctcccattcaGGGGAAGGAATCAGGGGAGGgaatgtcattcggaatgatggttggctaggatcgtgatGCAGCGTTTCTGTCGTCCACTGGTCGTCCACGGCGGGACGCGTAAGGGCGACAACGGCGATCCCTTttaccatcaccaccacacACGGCGGGTCGCCGGTTCATATGTATATACACTATAAAAACAGACCGTCAccgcatacactctaaaaactgaacttcaccgcacggcACGCTcggcgccaaccattgccacgaatgatagggttattgctGCTGATAGGAAGAGAgagtgaggcgtacgcctttttgtgtcaatttgggtatatgataattgacacaaaaagctGTACATCTTCCTCTCTCCTCCAATCAGAACCgatgaccctatcattcgtggaaatggttggcgcagggcgtgctatgcggtgaagttcagtttttagagtgtagcacgTTCTGTGCTAGCCATTGCCATAAccagaacgtgctatgcggtgaagttcagtttttagagtagGCGCACGCGTTACGAACTACCGAGGCCTGTAGTACACGCGACGAAGGGCACGATGAATACGGATATACACTTACCAATATGTCAACCGACGATAATCCGGATGCATCCTGCAGCACTTGtgtcgccttttttttttactatcagCATCAGTGACAAGATGAAGAGTGGGGCGTTACTGCGTTCCACTATAAGGAGTTCCAAAGAAGACCGTCAATTTCTCCTGCAGATTCCTGCTGTTCCCGTTCGTAAAGGTGAATGTGATGTTCACAGCCTCTTCATCAGCCTGACGAGTGCTCGTAGCGAGAAGTGTTCAGGTACAACCGTGCAACGATTCTGGGGGAAGAAGCGTTGTCCGTTGACGCAAGGTTCGAATTACCGGCGTGCCTTGCGCCCTTCGATAGTGGTAACGGTAGTGGTACAGTGATGtcacacgtaaggtttgtctgccttcGATAATGGACCATTTCTAGTTCACCATACTATTTTCGTGTACATGTcgcgccttcttcttcttcttcgtccaagGAGATGATGGCCgcgagccactaagggagattggccaggacaaaaggggcgaaagatgtttgtctatgtctatgtctgtgcagtaaCGGTTGGGACTAAGGCCAGGTCAGATCCAAGTAACTTATGACATATATATGACATGTGATGATGACTAATACATGAACAATTGGGTATGCAGgtatgtaggaatatgcgtatgACGACTATACACGGCCAAAAGTATgactgtatgaatgtgtgtgtacgcGGAAGTGTATGAGAGTAGGAAGGAAGTGCCTAGAAGCTGTTGGAGAGCACGATGTACGATGCAAGACCCGCTACCACAGTCCTATGACAGAGCGCAGTGTGTGATGCTCCGAGAGACACAACTGACGCCAATGAGAGTGGGGCTCCTAACAAGCGCAAGGGGGTCcagatatacactcttaaaaatgaacttcaccgcatagcacgctcctagccaaccataatctcgaatgatatcgttatctgacctgatttgttgaaaacgggaggcgtacgccttttttgtgacacttatgtggttcataattgtcccaaaaaaggcgtacgcctcccgttttcaacaaatcaggtcagataacgatatcattcgagattatggttggctagcatcgtgctatgcggtgaagttcatttctaagagtgtacctgtgGCGTAATTGGCCAAACTGAGAACAGGTTAGCAAAAAGTGTTCAGTTGTTTCATCCTGGCCACAGTGGGAGCAAGCAGGGGACAAAGACCGTCCAGCACGGTGGAGGTAAAAATTTAGCGGTAGCGCCAGGCATCGAGCTCTCGTCACCAAGACTTctactcttcttcttcttctatacCAATgcccgtgagccactaagggggATTGACCAGGACAAAAGGGCATAATTACTTATGTGCAGTGAGAAGATATCTGGTCACCGATGCTGACAGCCAGGAAGCGGCGATACAAGTGCTGCAGGATGCATCCGGATTATCATCGGTCGACATATTGGTAAGTGTATACCTGTATTTATCATGCTTTTCATGACGCCTAGCACAGGCCTATAGGTAGAGGCGTTCGTAGCGCGTGAGCCTAcgctcttaaaagtgaacttcaccgcatagcacgctcctagcaaaacatcatctcgaatggtatcattatctgccctgatttgttgaaaacgggaggcgtacgctatttttgtgacaattatgaatagcataagtgtcacaaaaaggcgtacgcctcccgttttcaacaaatcagggcagataacgatatcattcgagattatggttggcaagagcgtgctatgcggtgaagttcatttttaagagtgtagccgaCCACCATGCCCAATGGTATCATCCTATGTCATGATTTGCTCAAAACAgtgggaggagcctatctgggacatgcataatgtgtcccagataggcacctcctccTATTTTCGGCAAATAAGCGGGCACAGAATGATGtaattcggaatgacggttggctaggcgcgtgctatgtggtgaagttttatTTTAACATTGTAGGGTGGTCCAGAATGCAATGCTGACTAAAACCTTGTCTCGAATGCGTCACATAATTCATTCGATCGCATCCGGGAGCGACACTCTGGGGACATATTCCCCCTCCTATATGTACATTGCTGCTGGTATAGCCCCTAGTTCCCTCTGGGGAAATTATTCCCTGATCCCCTCGTACTGGACATGTGGGAGTTAACGGTGTTGACAGTACGTGGCGCGTGAGAACAGGCGGAGAATGCTGCTCCCTGTGGAGTGCTCGGTTCTATGTGAATGACTGGCCGTGAGAAAGATATTGAAATCTACATAATCGTGTCTAATTcttctctctctcgcgcgcgctcTTTTCGCATATAAGGGGTCCGGGAATGCCCATACTGTGGGAACTTCAATTTTGTTTACATTAATACCctacaccgcatagcacgctctgcgtgccagccattgccacgaatgatagggttattgcttctgattcgaagagagaggggccgtacgcctttttgtgtcaatttggatatatgataattgacacgaaatggcgtacgcctccctcttttcgaatcagaagcgacaaacctatcattcgtggcagtggttggcgcagatcgtgctatgcggtgaagttctgttttaacagtgtagccacacagcaaacttaatgcattaaacggaatggcagtaacttcacctcgaccatcatctcgaatgacattgctctgtgccctgatttgttttaaaacagcaggcgtacgcctttctgtgacaattatgcaggacATGATTGTAATattaaaggcgtacgccacctgttttcaacaaatcgtgggagagaacgatgtcattcgagatgatggttcggTAGGAAGTGAACCTATAGCATAAGAGCAATGGGTAATCTCAGAGCACGCGATTGATACTCTTTTTTAtattcttttattattattattattattattattattattattattattattattattattattattattattattattattattattattattatgtgacTTTATAACCGCTTGCTTTCTACTGTTGCTGTTCAATATATAACTTTAGCGCACTTGCAGAATTGTCACAAATGGCTGTGCTAATGTTGTCTTTCATCTTCAACAGGTGGACTTCCTGCGCATATATGACGTGCTGCACCCTATGCAAGATATAATGCAATATATGCGGGAGTACTTCAGCCCAGATAGATCCGAGTACTTTTCGGAGGCCCTCTCCCTCATCTCCCTCGGACTGCATCGCGTTTTTCGCAGCGAGATGCGAGTAATAAGTTTGGGCATTGACCTTAGCCTAAAATCTGACATTTCGCTGCTGCACCGCCACTTTTCGCTATTTGGCGACGCCGCAGTTATGGGCATGGCCCACGAACAGCAGCCCGTGTACCGCTATATACTTCGAGAGTATCGCAAACTCAATCCAGGAACAAAGTGCGGAGAGGCGCCCGGCAAAGGCTTTCCGGGGTTCAACAGCGGAGTCGTCCTGCTTGACCTTGGTCGCATCAGGTCGTCCACTTTCTACCAGAGTTTCCTGCGTGAACAGGCTGTGAAGAAACTGACGGCCAAGTATTTTTCCAGCGGCCATCTAGGTGATCAGGGCTTTTACACGTTGCTCTATTGCGAGCATCCGGAGCTGTTTTACGTCCTGCCCTGTGCGTGGAACAGGCAGCTGTGTCAATGGTGGAAAGATAACGGTTATGGCAGTGTACTCAATGACTATCATAACTGCACGGGGGAAGTGCATGTGTATCATTACAACTGTAATTTACCCATTCCGGGAAAACATTTGGAAGACTAATCTCGATACATGTTGAGCTGGAGGAGCTCCATATTCAGTTGCAGATTGCAGGTAATAAATGACTGTTGTGTTGAAAGTCAAGTCTGATGTTGCTGCAAGATTTGTGCCGATGGTGCGTATCTTGTTTGTTGAGTCACGGCCACTTGCGCGCAGATTTCTCTAAGAGGTGTCCAGTGAAGATCCCAAAAAGGGGTAGTGCAGACAGCGCTCTGCCTTTTCAAGTTCCCGTGGACGAACTCACTTCCAAGCACAGACTCAGGCGAAGGCCAACAAGCGAAGATTGTTTCCGTCTCACAGCTAGATCTATTACTGATATCAAGGTTGCGGAGTTGcaactccggagttggaatgattccggaatcatccCAGATTTACCAGACCCCGGAATAGAATATAATTGCGGAAaatgtcctaggaatggaatggtctgggtgccccggtggcactTTTGGTTTCAACGGGCTGGTctctgccctcgcaccctttgcaacgcacctgcacacggtcaagagtgaaattaCCTTGTCTTTgagctttttccgtgcttggtaatgtcaatctcctctagcactgccgGACTcgccagtatggttaccggaattgggttgccaagccattccaggagtggggtctgaccataccttttcattctgaggaagtgaaaggaatggaattggaacggaatgtgAGACCCCATTCCGCCATCCGTGTTTTATATTCTGAGGCTAAGAATTAGGAACGGACACGACCGCAAACAATCACCCGTGGTGCCCCGCAACATTGCATCGAGTAGCGGATGAAGAGCAGAGTGATTCCTTATGTTCGAAAGGGCCAGGTGGGGCCTGGGGCTGCAGGTTCCATCGGCGTGCTTCGTGGCTTTCTAGATGTAAAATTTTATTGGGTCACGTGGTACTGTAAATATTCTACGCTGGAGTCAATGCACGTGCAGGTGCAGCAGCCGGTGGCAAGTGCCGTAGAACAGGGAGGTTGACCAGCATGGCAGGAGGTTCACGTGAGACCACGTTAGGAGACCCTGGTGGCCGGTTAAACTGGAACTGACCGGCCATGATAGGCAGACCTCTTCCTCCTTGCTGTTGTGCCGGAAAGAAGAAAGCCACCGGCTCTTCGAGGTCGCCGCCTTTTTCCTTGGCTGCCTTGTAGAAGTCATAGATGGTGTACAAGATTGCTGCCTGAAGAATAGTGGAATGCAACGAAACTATGAATGATATGGCGTTCGGTGTGAttatacacgcttaaaaatgagcttcaccgcatagcacgctctgcgccaaccattgacacgaatggtacggttatcgcttctgattcgaagagagagggggcgtacgcctttttgtgtcaatttggatacacggtaattgatacaaaaaggcgtacgcctccctctctcctcgaatcagaaggcatcattcgtggcaatggttggcgcaccagaacgtgctatgcgatgaagttccgtttttagagtgtagccaaccatcatctcgaatggtatcgttatctgccctgacttgttgaaagaagggggcgtacgcctctccgCTCTCCGC
This sequence is a window from Ornithodoros turicata isolate Travis chromosome 10, ASM3712646v1, whole genome shotgun sequence. Protein-coding genes within it:
- the LOC135370317 gene encoding xyloside xylosyltransferase 1-like, which gives rise to MNTDIHLPICQPTIIRMHPAALVSPFFFTISISDKMKSGALLRSTIRSSKEDRQFLLQIPAVPVRKVRRYLVTDADSQEAAIQVLQDASGLSSVDILVDFLRIYDVLHPMQDIMQYMREYFSPDRSEYFSEALSLISLGLHRVFRSEMRVISLGIDLSLKSDISLLHRHFSLFGDAAVMGMAHEQQPVYRYILREYRKLNPGTKCGEAPGKGFPGFNSGVVLLDLGRIRSSTFYQSFLREQAVKKLTAKYFSSGHLGDQGFYTLLYCEHPELFYVLPCAWNRQLCQWWKDNGYGSVLNDYHNCTGEVHVYHYNCNLPIPGKHLED